One window from the genome of Micromonospora aurantiaca ATCC 27029 encodes:
- a CDS encoding ABC transporter ATP-binding protein, with protein sequence MTAVELPGAVASPRPPDEDLVLDVRDLRMRYGAVDVLHGVDLTARRGEVVALLGPNGAGKTTTIEILEGFRLPSAGTVRVLGTDPARGDERWRARLGVVLQSWRDHGKWRVRELLAHLGDFYAPYATDRIPRPWPVDELLETVGLSAHAGSRVARLSGGQRRRLDVAVGIVGRPELLFLDEPTVGFDPAARREFHELVHRLADLDETTIVLTTHDLAEAEKLADRILILAGGRIIAEGSPDQLARRVAGDAEVRWTRDGERYVHATGDATAFLRDLLREHGDRVRELEVRRASLEDAYLALVHEEETGIRTGRAERVWQQEANR encoded by the coding sequence ATGACTGCGGTCGAACTCCCGGGGGCCGTCGCGTCCCCCCGACCTCCCGACGAGGATCTCGTCCTCGACGTGCGGGATCTGCGCATGCGCTACGGCGCCGTCGACGTGCTGCACGGCGTCGACCTGACTGCCCGGCGGGGCGAGGTGGTGGCGCTGCTCGGGCCCAACGGCGCGGGCAAGACCACCACCATCGAGATCCTCGAAGGCTTCCGGCTGCCCTCGGCCGGCACGGTGCGCGTGCTCGGCACCGACCCGGCCCGCGGCGACGAACGGTGGCGCGCGCGGCTCGGCGTGGTGCTCCAGTCCTGGCGCGACCACGGCAAGTGGCGGGTGCGGGAGCTGCTCGCACACCTCGGCGACTTCTACGCGCCGTACGCCACCGACCGGATCCCGCGCCCGTGGCCGGTCGACGAGCTGCTGGAGACCGTGGGCCTGAGCGCGCACGCCGGCAGCCGGGTGGCCCGGCTCTCCGGTGGTCAGCGCCGTCGGCTCGACGTCGCTGTCGGCATCGTCGGCCGCCCCGAACTGCTGTTCCTGGACGAGCCGACCGTCGGGTTCGACCCGGCCGCCCGGCGCGAGTTCCACGAGCTGGTGCACCGCCTGGCCGACCTGGACGAGACCACCATCGTGCTGACCACGCACGACCTGGCCGAGGCGGAGAAGCTGGCCGACCGCATCCTCATCCTGGCCGGCGGCCGGATCATCGCCGAGGGGTCGCCCGACCAGCTCGCCCGGCGCGTCGCGGGGGACGCCGAGGTGCGCTGGACCCGCGACGGCGAGCGGTACGTGCACGCCACCGGCGACGCCACCGCGTTCCTGCGCGACCTGCTCCGCGAGCACGGCGACCGGGTACGCGAGCTGGAGGTGCGCCGGGCCAGCCTGGAGGACGCGTACCTGGCGCTGGTGCACGAGGAGGAGACCGGCATCCGTACCGGCCGGGCCGAGCGGGTGTGGCAGCAGGAGGCGAACCGATGA